The stretch of DNA CTGGCTGGACCTGGTCCTGGAGACGAGAGCTCAGTACAGGTGGGTTATGGTTCCCATCAGGAGAGGACAAACAGTGGCATCACTGCTGCTCCCATCAGAGGGTGCTCACGGGTCAGACTGGTACCAGTTTGCTCCAGAagctttaacaatgtgttcctgattctgcatctgaaacaaaaaaaggaattctgactttttttcccTCAGAATTCTGATGAAATACAAGATTTTCTAGAGGCCCCAATTTTCTTCTGCAGAAATTTCTCAAAAATGGTaaattatactgagccaggatcctctggaggtttcttcctgttaaaagggagttttcctctccactgttgctatatgcttgcttactatgaggattgcatcaagtcactgacaccagtcagtggcttgatgcaatttgctgggttccttatataggaaacattatttctgattggcttaatgaactgacctgaaatggaatgtttattatgtgaagtgccttgagacgactcttgtcgtgatttggcgctatataaataaacttgaattgaattaaattgtgTTTTTTCAAAAGCTGCTAAACAGGTTTTATTCTGATGGACGAAGGGAGACAAAACACCTCTGTGTGGACTGCAAAGGCTGTAGATTGCTGTACTAGACTGTAGCAGAAATAAAgagtaaataataaataaaaactaaaataacaaACATCAGGCAAAACAAACACCAGCAGAAGGTTGAAGGTGTGTTACGTGTTTCAGGTTGACCCTGTCAGAGACCCACAGCCTCCACAGAGAGAGTTATACGCAGCAGCAGGTGGTCCACTTCATAGTCTGGAGGAGTCCCAGTCAGGCTTTGATGCTGGGCAGAGAGGGTGGGGTGCTGACGGAGCACCAGCTACCCTCCAACACCTCCGCAGCTGCTCCTACTGAAGGGTGTGTCCCACTGAGAGGGAGAGACATCTATCCACAGGAAGTCCTCAGTAAGCCAGAGGGGGTGGACTTCAGAGCCATGAGTCTGGTGTCCCCTCTGAGGCAGACGTCTCATCAACTACAGAAGAGGGAGTGAGATTTAAAAACGTTGTGCAGCTTTTGTTCTCATTGTTATACATCATATATAACTGATGTCAGTCCGTTTATTTCTCATGAGCTGGATCAGATGTCATATTCAAGTCTAGAAATATGAAATCCAGTCTAAAAATGCATTTGTTGGTTTGCAATTATTCAGGTGCACAAAGATTCATATTCAGATTAGTTTGTGACTTTTAAAGTGACTCagagttaaaaacaaacaaacaaaaataactgaCGAACTAAAGCCTGACATATGAAATAATAACCAGAAAACTCTAACAAATGAATGAGCTATTGGCTGGTGGTGACATAACAGTTTATTTCATAATCTACTGTAAAATTGTATAACTAAATAAAAGATCCTTCTGCAGTCTTCCATCAGAGGGCAGAAGACATAAAATGCATATTTTTGAGGAAATCACTAATTCTTAATAGAATTTCAGCTCCTAGAATCTATCTTTGTGCGTCAGATATGATTCATTTTTAGCTTGTGAACTGCTGAGGCAAGAACACCAAATAGAATGAGACAATCTGTCAATCATCTGTAATTTAAAACTTTTACTGTTTGTGTAACGAGAATAAACAATGCAAACTGATCATTTGTACTAACTCATCAGCTGTTCAGAAACCTGACTCAGAGAAACAAAAATGACTCTTCAT from Nothobranchius furzeri strain GRZ-AD chromosome 5, NfurGRZ-RIMD1, whole genome shotgun sequence encodes:
- the zmp:0000000930 gene encoding telethonin → MHCVSRGGVYLLNSYCELQEDNQEKKETYQACWLDLVLETRAQYRLTLSETHSLHRESYTQQQVVHFIVWRSPSQALMLGREGGVLTEHQLPSNTSAAAPTEGCVPLRGRDIYPQEVLSKPEGVDFRAMSLVSPLRQTSHQLQKRE